From the genome of Muricauda sp. SCSIO 64092, one region includes:
- a CDS encoding O-methyltransferase, with protein MDKISKHLLILKRRISQRHELNKLFQIQNKPLQQVMDAYLITKTNAHEKDDINSFSNCESYRRKLLSDNTQITYEIFSSDKKASVRDICKKAPSTKKWCQFLYHLVKNIDNPRVLEIGTNLGVSGSYILEALKGKNGKFTTMEGLPQLCEISHKQFSTIVPDSKFEIVQGLYDNTFTQIIEGKEGYDLMFIDGNHKKGPTLEYFNALKSIMGETAVFVFDDINWSTGMKEAWEVIRKDKDVNFSMDIYKQGIIIIDQNEPQKNKEFNLHLAY; from the coding sequence ATGGACAAAATATCAAAACACCTTTTAATCCTTAAAAGAAGGATAAGTCAACGACATGAACTGAATAAATTATTTCAAATCCAGAATAAACCACTCCAACAGGTAATGGATGCGTATCTGATAACCAAAACAAATGCTCATGAAAAAGATGATATCAATTCATTTTCAAACTGCGAAAGTTATAGACGTAAACTTCTTTCCGATAATACTCAAATTACCTATGAAATATTTTCGTCGGATAAAAAAGCTTCAGTTAGGGATATATGCAAAAAGGCCCCTTCAACTAAAAAATGGTGCCAGTTTTTATACCACCTGGTCAAGAACATCGATAACCCAAGAGTCCTGGAAATAGGAACCAACCTTGGCGTTTCTGGGTCTTATATCCTTGAGGCACTCAAAGGTAAAAATGGAAAATTTACTACGATGGAAGGTTTACCACAACTCTGTGAAATATCCCATAAACAGTTTTCCACAATCGTTCCCGATTCGAAATTCGAAATAGTTCAAGGTTTATATGACAACACATTCACGCAGATAATCGAAGGGAAGGAAGGATATGATTTGATGTTCATTGACGGAAATCACAAAAAAGGTCCAACCCTTGAATATTTCAACGCCCTTAAATCGATAATGGGAGAAACGGCAGTATTTGTTTTTGACGATATAAATTGGAGCACAGGAATGAAAGAAGCTTGGGAGGTCATTAGGAAAGACAAAGACGTTAATTTTTCAATGGACATATACAAACAGGGTATCATAATAATAGACCAAAATGAACCTCAAAAAAATAAGGAATTCAATCTACATCTTGCATACTAG
- a CDS encoding AAA family ATPase, producing MSSPITFIIGDNGSGKSTLLETLALRLQLPHMDGVGYYKSGFKAARTLTPYLELDWKIEKSRGFFFRAEDFGDLINSIDREDTRLHSSFKDIEGEVPDYIIQQMKDSANYQIYRIRRDYGQDLQGFSHGEAYLKIMNDTITGSGIFLLDEPEAALSPSKQLSLLYFIQEHLKSHMSQFIIATHSPMLMAFPGATIYEVTDEGMDKVSLEETEHYTVTKSFLNNPEGYLRFLK from the coding sequence ATGTCTTCCCCAATAACCTTCATTATTGGGGATAACGGCTCGGGAAAGTCCACTTTACTCGAGACTTTGGCACTCAGATTACAACTCCCACATATGGATGGAGTAGGGTATTACAAAAGTGGTTTTAAGGCAGCCAGGACTCTAACCCCTTATTTGGAACTTGATTGGAAGATTGAAAAATCAAGAGGGTTTTTCTTTAGGGCAGAGGATTTTGGCGACCTAATAAATAGTATTGATCGGGAGGACACCCGATTACATAGTTCATTCAAAGATATAGAGGGAGAAGTCCCAGACTATATTATTCAGCAAATGAAAGACAGTGCCAACTATCAGATATATCGTATTAGGAGGGATTATGGACAAGATTTACAAGGGTTTTCTCACGGGGAAGCATATCTAAAAATTATGAATGATACGATTACAGGAAGTGGAATTTTTCTCTTAGATGAACCGGAAGCGGCACTATCACCATCCAAGCAATTATCCCTGCTTTATTTCATTCAAGAACATTTAAAATCACACATGTCACAGTTTATAATCGCGACGCATTCTCCAATGTTGATGGCATTTCCAGGAGCTACCATTTATGAAGTTACGGATGAAGGTATGGATAAAGTTTCTCTAGAGGAAACAGAACATTACACCGTCACCAAGTCTTTTTTAAATAACCCAGAAGGTTATCTAAGATTTCTCAAATAG
- a CDS encoding phosphotyrosine protein phosphatase: MKKILFVCSANKQRSKTAEDYFSEKHTNMIFKSAGTNHKICIKEGTTPLTQEMIEWADKVFLMEEKHLRIIKDHIGNKFFNKMEVLNIPDAYKNFQKELLEELNKKCCF; this comes from the coding sequence GTGAAAAAAATATTGTTTGTATGTTCTGCGAATAAACAACGTTCAAAGACGGCTGAAGACTATTTCTCGGAGAAACACACTAACATGATATTCAAGTCTGCCGGGACCAATCATAAAATATGTATCAAAGAGGGTACCACACCTTTGACCCAGGAAATGATAGAATGGGCCGATAAAGTATTTCTAATGGAGGAAAAGCATTTGAGAATCATCAAAGACCATATTGGAAACAAGTTTTTCAATAAAATGGAAGTATTGAATATTCCGGATGCGTACAAAAATTTTCAAAAAGAGCTTTTGGAAGAATTGAATAAAAAATGTTGTTTCTAG